The genomic segment GCGGACAAGTGGTATGTGCACGCCGTGACCCGCTCCAACTACCGGGCACTGATCAAAGCCGGCGTTAAGGTGTACGAATACAAGCCCGGTTTTGTACATGCAAAGCTGATCGTGGCAGATGATGCGGCAGCAATGGTGGCAACCACCAATTTTGACTACCGGAGTTTTTACGCTCTGTTTGAAAACGGAGTTATGGTATACGGCAGGGATGTGATCGCCCAGATCAAGTCTGACCTGACAGAAACCATGCAGCAGTCCATGCCCTATACCATGGAAATGTGTCAGCATACTTCCCGGTTCCGCCGAAGCATGCGCAAGCTGCTCCGGATCTTCTCGCCGTTTTTGTAAGAAAGGGGAAATGGATATGGCAACATCCGCAGAGTATGCTGCATTTGTATGTGAGCAAATCGCTCCCTATGGGCAGGTTCGCAGCCGGAAAATGTTCGGAGAATATATGGTTTACCTGGAAGACAAGCCTGTGCTACTGGTATGTGACAATACCGTCTATGTGAAAAAGCTGCCCCAGGTGTCGGATCTTTTATTAACAGCACCATGCGGTTTTCCCTACGAAGGAGCCAAGGAACATTATATACTGGACATTGAGAATCGAGAGTTGCTGGATCAGCTGATGCCCACGCTGAAGGCTTCTGTGTCTCTGCCAAAAAAGAAAAAGTAAGAAGAACCAGTACGCCGACAAAGCGTACTGGTTCTTATGATTTATTCGCAATGTGTGGTATTTGCTCCAGACATGGAGCGGCGGATGTTGAAAAAATAATTAGTTGCATTCGCACGCAGGCGCTTTGCTTACCGCTGAATCAGCCGGAAGGAATTCTTATGAAAATCCACCAGGCCCTCCCGCTGCATCCGTGTCAGTTCGTGGCACATGGCGCTCCGGTCCACATTCAGGTAATCCGCCAGCTGCTGTCGGTTAAAGGGAATGTCAAACACGTAGCTGGATTGCCGGAGGGATTGGGCGGATAAATAGGACAGCAGTCTGCCCCGGATGGTTTTGGGAGTAATGTGCCGGATCTTTCCGGACAGGTTCAGGTTCTTCTGCGCCAGCATCCGCACAAGATTGGCAGTAACTGGCGCTGACAAACCGGAGGTTCCGGCATGCAGCAGCTCTGCGCCATGCACAAATAACACCTGGGTCGGCTCTGCCGCTGTCACATGCATGGGCAGCGGTTCCTGGGTCACGCAAGCATAGGTTTCCGCAAAGACTTCTCCCGAAGCAGCTCTGCCAAGAATACTCCGGTTGCCCCACAAATCCTCATGGGCAATCAGCACACTGCCCTGAAGCACCAGTCCCATATGGGTCACCGGATCTCCCGCATGCAGCACGGCTTCTCCCTTTGCGAATCTCCGGCTGTAAGCATGCACCTGCTCCAGTAATTTCGTCAAAACCTCCGGCTCCACGCCTGCAAAGAGCCAGGTCTTGGAAAGAAAAGAGATATCCATAAGCCCTCCTTTGTTGGAATAACAACAGATTTATCATTCTCATTATAGTACAATGCATACAGACGGTCAAGAACACCGGTCAAGAAAATGGAGGATTTTAAAATGATCAGAAGAATCATTCAGATTGATGAAAAGAAATGCAATGGCTGCGGTATGTGCGCAAACGCCTGTCACGAGGGCGCCATTGGCATGGTGAACGGCAAGGCAAAGCTGCTGCGGGACGACTACTGTGATGGGCTGGGGGACTGCCTGCCCACCTGTCCCACCGGTGCCATCTCCTTTGTAGAGCGTGAGGCTGCCGCCTATGACGAAGCAGCGGTCAAAGCTCATCAAATGCAGCAGGCGCAGTCCCTGCCCTGCGGCTGTCCCGGTACCCATGCAAAGCGGCTGCATCCCGTACAGGAAGCATGCAGCCACACAGCGTCCGGACAGCCTTCCGCTTTGCAGCAGTGGCCGGTACAGATCCGGCTGGTTCCGGTGCATGCACCCTATTTTGATCAGGCAAACCTGCTGATTGCAGCGGACTGCACAGCCTACGCCTATGCGTCCATGCACCAGGATTTCATCCGGGGACGGATCACCCTGATCGGCTGTCCGAAGCTGGATGATGCAGATTATGCTGCCAAGCTGACGGAGATCCTGCGCAGCAACACCATTCAGAGCGTAACGGTAGTGCGCATGGAGGTACCCTGCTGTGGCGGACTGGAGCATGCTGCAAGAACCGCTGTGGCATCCACCGGCAATCACGTTTCCTTCCGGGTGGTCACCATTTCTACAGATGGCAGGATTTTGCCGGAATAGGCTTGCATAAGCAGCTCTGTTCTGCTATACTGATACCAGGAGGCGGAACAAATGGAAAACAGACTGGAGCAGCAGGTTGCTTTTATCCGGGAGATCGACAAGGAAAAGCGCATCGGCAGGCAGACTTATCTGACCGGGGCAATCCGAAAAGAAAACGACGCAGAGCATGCCTGGCACATTGCGCTGATGGCAATTCTCCTTGCAGAGCACGCCAACGAACCCATTGACGTTCTGAAAACAGTGACCATGCTTCTGATCCATGACCTGGTGGAGATTGATGCAGGGGATACCTATGCATACGATACGGCAGCCAAGGCAACGGAACAGGAGCGGGAGGCAAAGGGAGCAGATCGTATTTTCGGCATGCTGCCCCCGGATCAAGGACGAGCATTCCGAGCACTGTGGGAGGAATTCAACCGGGGAGATACCCCGGAGGCACGGTTTGCACATGCCATGGACAACTTCCAGCCGGTGATGCTGAACGCCGCAACTGACGGAAAAGCCTGGGCGGAGCATGGTGTCCGGCTCAGTCAGATCCTGAAACGGAATCAGATTACGCCGGATGGCTCTACCCAGTTGTGGGAATATGCCTATCAGCATTTTATTCTGCCTAATGTAGAGCAAGGCAGGATCCGGGACGATACAAATGCATAACCAAAAACCGCAGGATCCTGCGGTTTTTTTATGCCGGTAATTCTTGCATGACTGTAGGAAACGTGGTATAATAAATGCTGTATTATGCTCGAAAGAAGGAACCCTATGTTCAAACTATTGGCGTACATGAAAAACTATAAAAAAGAGGCGGTACTGGGACCTCTGTTCAAGCTGCTTGAGGCATTGCTGGAGCTGCTGGTGCCCCTGGTGATTGCTGCCGTCATCGACACAGGCATTGCCGGCGGCAACCGGGGATATGTGATACGCATGTGCCTGCTGCTGGTGGGGTTTGGCATTGTGGGACTGGTTTTTTCCATCACCGCCCAGTACTTTGCCGCCAAGGCCTCCGTCGGTTTTGTGACGAAACTGCGGCATGCCCTCTTTGACCACATACAGGGGCTGTCCTACACAGAGCTGGACACCATAGGCACCTCCACCCTCATTACCCGCATGACCAGTGATATGAACCAGGTTCAGTCCGGTATGAATCTGACCCTCCGGCTGCTGCTGCGCTCTCCTTTTGTGGTATTTGGCGCCATGATTATGGCGTTCACCATTGATGTAAAGGCAGCGCTGATCTTTGCAGCCGCCATTCCGGTGCTGTCCCTGGTGGTATTCGGCATCATGCTCTGGTGCATCCCCCTGTACAAACGGGTGCAGCGAAAACTGGACGGCGTGCTCAGTGCAACCCGGGAAAACCTCACCGGCGTCCGGGTGATCCGTGCCTTCTGCAAGGAGGAGGAGCAGATCAGCCGCTTTGACGCCTGCAATCAGGATCTGACCCGGACACAAAAGTATGTGGGGCGGATCTCTGCGCTCATGAACCCGGTGACCTACATTCTCATCAATCTTGCAATCATCTGGCTGGTGTATACCGGCGCCCTTCGGGTGGATGTGGGACTCATCTCCCAGGGAGCTGTGGTAGCTCTGTACAACTACATGTCCCAGATTCTGGTGGAACTGATCAAGCTGGCAAACCTGATTATCAACATCACCAAGTCCGTGGCATGCGGCAACCGGATCCAGTCCGTCTTTGAGATCCGTTCCTCTCTGGATGCACCGGAACAAGCGCCTGCACCGAAGGATTTCTCCTATGCAGTGGAATTTGACCATGTTACCCTCCGGTACGCAAACGCCGGGGATGATTCCTTGTCAGATATCAGCTTTGCTGCCCGTCCCGGCGAAACCATCGGTGTCATCGGCTCCACCGGCTCCGGCAAAAGCTCTCTTGTAAATCTGATCCCCCGGTTCTATGATGCATCGGCTGGACAGGTATTGGTGGACGGGATCAATGTCAAGGAGTATCCTCTGGATGATCTGCGAAACCGGATCGGCGTAGTGCCCCAGAAGGCAGTATTGTTCAAAGGGACGATCCGGGACAATCTCCGGTGGGGAAATCCGGACGCTACGGATGACCAGCTGCTGGAAGCGGTACAGACAGCTCAGGCAGGGGAGGTGCTTGCCCAGAAGGGCGGACTTGATTTTGAACTAGAGCAGGGGGGTAAAAACCTGTCCGGCGGGCAGAAACAGCGGTTCACCATTGCAAGAGCCCTGGTGAAGCATCCGAAGATCCTGATTTTAGACGACAGTGCCTCTGCTTTGGATTTTGCAACGGATGCGGCACTGCGAAAGGCGATCCGGGAAATGCCAGGCAATCCCACAGTATTCATCGTGTCCCAGCGAACCTCCTCCCTGCAGCATGCAGATCAGATCCTGGTATTGGAGGATGGAGCAGTGGTAGGCGCCGGCACCCATACACAGCTGCTGGAATCCTGCCCGGTATACCAGGAGATCTATCAATCCCAGTTCCGGAAGGAGGATGCGTAATATGGCAAAGGTACAGAAGGGGACAATCCCCAAGGTGTGGCGGTATATCCGCCGGTATCGGCTACTGCTGATCCTGTCCATGCTGTTTGCAGCCGCAACCGTTGCCATGACCCTATATTTGCCCATCCTGATCGGGAACGCCATTGATCTGATCGTTTCTCCGGGGCATGTGGACTTTCCCGGCATCCGATCGCTGCTCATCAAAATCGGTATCATCGCCGGATGCACCGGACTGACCCAGTGGATCATGAATATGCTCAACAACCGGATCACCTATCACATAATCCGGGATGTGCGGCAGGAAGCCTTCGGCAAGCTACAGATCCTTCCTTTGAGCTATCTGGATGCCCACCCCTCCGGCAGCATCCTCAGCCGGATCATCGCAGACGTGGATCAGTTTGCAGACGGTCTGCTGATGGGCTTTACCCAGTTGTTCACCGGGGTTGTTACCATTCTGGGCACCCTGTTGTTCATGCTGTCCATTAGCTGGAAGATCACGCTGGCAGTGGTGCTGCTGACACCTCTGTCCCTGTTCATTGCCCGGTTCATTGCCCGCCGCACCTACAGCATGTTCCGGCTACAGTCCCAGGTACGGGGAGAGCAAACGGCACTGATCGATGAAATGATTGGAAACCAGAAGGTGGTGCAGGCATTCTCCCACCAGGCAGAGAGCATGGAGCAGTTCGATGAAATCAACGATCGTCTTGCCCGATGCTCCCTGCAGGCTACCTTCTTTTCCTCCATCACCAATCCGGCAACCCGCTTTGTCAACAGCGTGGTCTATGCAAGCGTGGCGCTGACAGGCGCTTTGATGTGTATTTCCACTGCCGGAGCCGCTGTGCCCTTTACGGTAGGACAACTGTCCTGCTTCCTGTCCTACGCAAACCAGTATACCAAGCCCTTCAACGAGATCTCCGGTGTCATTACCGAGCTGCAGAACGCCCTTGCATGTGCTGCACGGATCTTTGAACTGATCGAGGAAACACCCCAGATCCCGGATCAGACAGATGCTGCCGAACTGGAGCATGTGGCAGGGAACCTGTCCATTTCAGATGTATCCTTCTCCTATGTGCCGGATCGGAAGCTAATCGAGCATCTGAATCTCATCGTCAAGCCCGGACAGCGCATTGCCATTGTGGGGCCCACCGGCTGCGGCAAGACTACCGTCATCAATCTGCTGATGCGGTTTTATGATGTGGATCAAGGGTCTATCTCCGTGGAAGGGAAGGACATCCGGAACGTCACACGACACAGCCTGCGCAGCAGCTACGGCATGGTCTTGCAGGAAACCTGGCTGAAGGCAGGAACCATACGGGAAAATATCTGTATGGGAAAGCCAGATGCCACAGAGGAAGAACTGCTTCAGGCATCCAAAGCTGCACATGCCCACAGCTTCATCAAGCGACTGCCCCAGGGGTATGACACCCTGATCGGAGAGGATGGAGGCAGCCTGTCCCAGGGACAAAAGCAGCTTCTGTGCATTGCCAGAGTGATGCTTTGCCTGCCCCCCATGCTGATTCTGGATGAGGCAACCTCCTCCATTGATACCCGAACGGAGCTGAAGATCCAGGAGGCATTCTCCCGGATGATGCAGGGGAGAACCAGCTTTATTGTGGCACACCGGCTTTCCACCATCCGGGAGGCGGATGTGATCCTGGTGATGCAGGATGGTCACATCATTGAACAGGGGAATCACGACACACTTCTTGCAAAAAATGGTTTTTATGCAAACCTGTATAACAGTCAATTTGCCCGGTAAATGCTGACTGTTAATATTTACTAGGATGTTTATTATAATGTTGAGGAATAGGAGGCAGCAGGCTATGAGAAAGAGAGACGTTGCCGTTGCTACAGTCACCGCCGTTCTGGTACTGGCGATCGGCGGATTGATCTGCTGGGTTTTATATACACACGGCATAAAGGGTCTGAGTAAGCCCATTATGCAGACTCTCACCGGGAACAACAGTCAATATGCAGAAGAACCGGCAACCATGCCGGAGGATGCGCCCAAATGGGACAGTGAGCAGACAGAAAGCTACCCTGCCATTGCAGCCCATATGAAATTACAGGGCAGAACCACGCGGGACGAGGATCAGATTACCTGGCTGGTGCAGAGCGGTTCTGCCGCAGAATTTACAGTAACCGGCACGAAAGCCGTTCTGACCCTGGCAGGGGACAGAACCGCACTTGGCAAGGAAAACCACAAGCCCCGGTATGCAGTGTATCTGGACGATCAGCTGCTGACGGATGCACTGATGCGCACCAAGGAGCTGGAGATCCCTCTGTTTGAATCCAACCAGCCCAGAACCGCCAGTGTCAAGGTAATCCAGCTTTCGGAAGCCGGATACGGAGCGGTCGGTGTGAAGCATGTAACCGTTACATCCATTTACCAGGAGCCGGTACAGCCCATTCCAGCCAAGGATCTGCGAATCGAATTTATCGGAGATTCCATCACCTGCGGCTATGGCGTGGAAACCAAATCGGAAAAGGACTCCTTCACCACCGGTACGGAGAATTTCACCAAAACCTATGCCTACCTAACAGCCCGGATGCTGAATGCGGATTACAGCGCCGTATGCTACAGCGGTTACGGCATCGTTTCCGGCTGGACAGGGGATGGGCAAAAAAAGCCGGACAGCATTCTGCCAAAGTATTATAATCTGATCGGGATCCTGCCCAAATACAAAAAACAGTGGGATTTTGAGCATGCGGAGCAGAATGACGTGGTGGTCATCAACCTTGGCACCAACGATTACTCCTATCTGAGTCCCAGCTTTTCCAGCCGTTCCAAGGAGTTTATCAAGGGATATGTGGACTTTCTCAAGCAGGTACGTCAGAAGAATCCAAATGCCTACATTTTCTGCACCATGGGTACCATGGGAGGGGAATCGGTGTACGGATTGATCGAGCAGGCAGTGGGGGAATACAGCGCCGCCACCGGAGACACCCGGATCAAAAGCTATGCCTCTCCGGTTCAGACCCAGGAGGACGGCTATGGCGCCGATTATCACCCTTCCGTCAAAACCCAGCAAGACAGCGCCCAGCTGCTCACGGAGGAAATCTGCAACACCCTGGGCATCCAGCCCGGCGGCAGCTTTCAGTAAGAGACAGAAAAAGCCCCTTCATGCATTTCGCATGAAGGGGCTTGCTTTATAAAATTTACACATTCATTCCCATGCTGATGGCACGCAGGTTGTTTTCAATCAGATGCGCACGCTTCGGGGGGATCAGCTTCTCCAGACCCTTGCGGATCACTTCATCGGAGAACATACCGGTTTCCTTGAGCAGCTTGCCCAGCAGAATGATGTTTGCTGCCTTGGGCAGGTTTGCATCGGTTTCCATCTGGGTTGCGGGCACGTAGAAGCACTGAATATCCGGTGTTTCCACAGTGGTGTCCACCAGAGTGCTGTCCACAAATGCCATGCCGCCCTTGCGAACACTGCCGATGAACTTATCGTAGGAAGGCTGATTCAGTGCGATCAGCAAATCCGGTGTCAAAACCAGGGGAGAACCGATGGGCTCGTCAGAGATGCAAACGGAGCAGTTACAGGTACCGCCACGCATTTCCGGACCGTAGGACGGGAGCCAGGACAGCTCCTTGCCGTCGATCAGCGCACAGTATGCGAGGAGCTTGCCGGCGAACAGAATACCCTGACCGCCAAAGCCAGCCAGCAGAATATCATATTTCATTACTTTTCTCCTCCTTCAGCTGTAACATCCTTATATACGCCCAGCGGGTAGTAGGGGATGCACTCATCCTGCAGACGCTTGATTGCCTCCAGCGGAGTCATGCCCCAGTTGGTCGGGCAGGTGGAGAGTACTTCTACAATGGACAGGCCACGCTTTTCCTTCTGGTTCTCAAATGCCTTGCGAATCGCCTTCTTGGTTTCCCGGATGTGGGGAACGGTATCTACAGCAACACGCTGTGCCAAAGCAGTACCACTGAGGGTAGCCATCATCTCGCATACCCGGATCGGGTAGCCGGCAAGCTCTGTGTCACGGCCGAAGGGGGTGGTCTGGGTAACCTGACCCGGAATGGTGGTAGGTGCCATCTGCCCGCCGGTCATGCCGTAAATGGTGTTGTTGATGAAGATCACAACGATGTTCTCGCCTCTTGCGCCAACATGAACGGTTTCCGCAGTACCAATGGCAGCCAGGTCGCCGTCGCCCTGATAGGTGAACACGTACTTGTCCGGGTTGGAACGCTTAACGCCGGTTGCAACAGCCGGTGCTCTGCCGTGGGGCGCTTCTATCATATCACAGTTGAAATAATTGTAAGCAAATACGGAGCAGCCAACCGGACATACACCGATGGTCTCGCCCTCAATGCCCATCTCATCCAGAACTTCGCACAGCAGTCTATGTACAATACCATGGGTACAGCCAGGACAGTAGTGCATCGGCGTGTCGCAAAGTGCGTGGGGTCTTTCAAATACAGTAGCCATTTTATTTCAAGATTCTCCTTGCAGGAGAACCCACTCCTTTCGCAAAATTTAGAGGCTCTTGATATGTTCCAGGACTTCAGCCGGAGTCGGGATCACACCACCGGTTCTGCCGAAGAAGGAAACAGGCTTGGAACAGTTGATCGCCAGCTTGACATCATCGATCATCTGACCCATGGACATTTCTACGCACAGCAGCTTGGATGCGTGCTGGCAAGCCTGGTTGATCTCCTTGACCGGGAAGGGCCACAGGGTCTTGGGACGGAACATGCCGACCTTGATGCCCTCTGCACGGGCGCTGTTTACTGCGGACTTTACCACACGGGCGGTCGCACCGTATGCACATACCACAATGTCAGCATCCTCAGTCAGGTACAGTTCAGCGTCGGTCTCATTCTCCTTGATGATGTCGTACCGCTTGTAGCGCTCAATGACCTGCTCTTCCAGGTCGGTAGCATTGATGTACAGGGAGTTGATGATGTGGTGTTCACGTTTGTTGCCATGACCGTTTGCAGCCCAGGAGGACTTGTCAATGCT from the Ruminococcus champanellensis 18P13 = JCM 17042 genome contains:
- a CDS encoding thiamine pyrophosphate-dependent enzyme, producing the protein MATVFERPHALCDTPMHYCPGCTHGIVHRLLCEVLDEMGIEGETIGVCPVGCSVFAYNYFNCDMIEAPHGRAPAVATGVKRSNPDKYVFTYQGDGDLAAIGTAETVHVGARGENIVVIFINNTIYGMTGGQMAPTTIPGQVTQTTPFGRDTELAGYPIRVCEMMATLSGTALAQRVAVDTVPHIRETKKAIRKAFENQKEKRGLSIVEVLSTCPTNWGMTPLEAIKRLQDECIPYYPLGVYKDVTAEGGEK
- a CDS encoding SGNH/GDSL hydrolase family protein — encoded protein: MRKRDVAVATVTAVLVLAIGGLICWVLYTHGIKGLSKPIMQTLTGNNSQYAEEPATMPEDAPKWDSEQTESYPAIAAHMKLQGRTTRDEDQITWLVQSGSAAEFTVTGTKAVLTLAGDRTALGKENHKPRYAVYLDDQLLTDALMRTKELEIPLFESNQPRTASVKVIQLSEAGYGAVGVKHVTVTSIYQEPVQPIPAKDLRIEFIGDSITCGYGVETKSEKDSFTTGTENFTKTYAYLTARMLNADYSAVCYSGYGIVSGWTGDGQKKPDSILPKYYNLIGILPKYKKQWDFEHAEQNDVVVINLGTNDYSYLSPSFSSRSKEFIKGYVDFLKQVRQKNPNAYIFCTMGTMGGESVYGLIEQAVGEYSAATGDTRIKSYASPVQTQEDGYGADYHPSVKTQQDSAQLLTEEICNTLGIQPGGSFQ
- a CDS encoding TfoX/Sxy family protein, which translates into the protein MATSAEYAAFVCEQIAPYGQVRSRKMFGEYMVYLEDKPVLLVCDNTVYVKKLPQVSDLLLTAPCGFPYEGAKEHYILDIENRELLDQLMPTLKASVSLPKKKK
- a CDS encoding ABC transporter ATP-binding protein, which codes for MAKVQKGTIPKVWRYIRRYRLLLILSMLFAAATVAMTLYLPILIGNAIDLIVSPGHVDFPGIRSLLIKIGIIAGCTGLTQWIMNMLNNRITYHIIRDVRQEAFGKLQILPLSYLDAHPSGSILSRIIADVDQFADGLLMGFTQLFTGVVTILGTLLFMLSISWKITLAVVLLTPLSLFIARFIARRTYSMFRLQSQVRGEQTALIDEMIGNQKVVQAFSHQAESMEQFDEINDRLARCSLQATFFSSITNPATRFVNSVVYASVALTGALMCISTAGAAVPFTVGQLSCFLSYANQYTKPFNEISGVITELQNALACAARIFELIEETPQIPDQTDAAELEHVAGNLSISDVSFSYVPDRKLIEHLNLIVKPGQRIAIVGPTGCGKTTVINLLMRFYDVDQGSISVEGKDIRNVTRHSLRSSYGMVLQETWLKAGTIRENICMGKPDATEEELLQASKAAHAHSFIKRLPQGYDTLIGEDGGSLSQGQKQLLCIARVMLCLPPMLILDEATSSIDTRTELKIQEAFSRMMQGRTSFIVAHRLSTIREADVILVMQDGHIIEQGNHDTLLAKNGFYANLYNSQFAR
- a CDS encoding HD domain-containing protein; this encodes MENRLEQQVAFIREIDKEKRIGRQTYLTGAIRKENDAEHAWHIALMAILLAEHANEPIDVLKTVTMLLIHDLVEIDAGDTYAYDTAAKATEQEREAKGADRIFGMLPPDQGRAFRALWEEFNRGDTPEARFAHAMDNFQPVMLNAATDGKAWAEHGVRLSQILKRNQITPDGSTQLWEYAYQHFILPNVEQGRIRDDTNA
- a CDS encoding Crp/Fnr family transcriptional regulator, translated to MDISFLSKTWLFAGVEPEVLTKLLEQVHAYSRRFAKGEAVLHAGDPVTHMGLVLQGSVLIAHEDLWGNRSILGRAASGEVFAETYACVTQEPLPMHVTAAEPTQVLFVHGAELLHAGTSGLSAPVTANLVRMLAQKNLNLSGKIRHITPKTIRGRLLSYLSAQSLRQSSYVFDIPFNRQQLADYLNVDRSAMCHELTRMQREGLVDFHKNSFRLIQR
- a CDS encoding ABC transporter ATP-binding protein gives rise to the protein MFKLLAYMKNYKKEAVLGPLFKLLEALLELLVPLVIAAVIDTGIAGGNRGYVIRMCLLLVGFGIVGLVFSITAQYFAAKASVGFVTKLRHALFDHIQGLSYTELDTIGTSTLITRMTSDMNQVQSGMNLTLRLLLRSPFVVFGAMIMAFTIDVKAALIFAAAIPVLSLVVFGIMLWCIPLYKRVQRKLDGVLSATRENLTGVRVIRAFCKEEEQISRFDACNQDLTRTQKYVGRISALMNPVTYILINLAIIWLVYTGALRVDVGLISQGAVVALYNYMSQILVELIKLANLIINITKSVACGNRIQSVFEIRSSLDAPEQAPAPKDFSYAVEFDHVTLRYANAGDDSLSDISFAARPGETIGVIGSTGSGKSSLVNLIPRFYDASAGQVLVDGINVKEYPLDDLRNRIGVVPQKAVLFKGTIRDNLRWGNPDATDDQLLEAVQTAQAGEVLAQKGGLDFELEQGGKNLSGGQKQRFTIARALVKHPKILILDDSASALDFATDAALRKAIREMPGNPTVFIVSQRTSSLQHADQILVLEDGAVVGAGTHTQLLESCPVYQEIYQSQFRKEDA
- a CDS encoding 2-oxoacid:acceptor oxidoreductase family protein, whose product is MKYDILLAGFGGQGILFAGKLLAYCALIDGKELSWLPSYGPEMRGGTCNCSVCISDEPIGSPLVLTPDLLIALNQPSYDKFIGSVRKGGMAFVDSTLVDTTVETPDIQCFYVPATQMETDANLPKAANIILLGKLLKETGMFSDEVIRKGLEKLIPPKRAHLIENNLRAISMGMNV
- a CDS encoding ATP-binding protein, with amino-acid sequence MIRRIIQIDEKKCNGCGMCANACHEGAIGMVNGKAKLLRDDYCDGLGDCLPTCPTGAISFVEREAAAYDEAAVKAHQMQQAQSLPCGCPGTHAKRLHPVQEACSHTASGQPSALQQWPVQIRLVPVHAPYFDQANLLIAADCTAYAYASMHQDFIRGRITLIGCPKLDDADYAAKLTEILRSNTIQSVTVVRMEVPCCGGLEHAARTAVASTGNHVSFRVVTISTDGRILPE